The Lactuca sativa cultivar Salinas chromosome 2, Lsat_Salinas_v11, whole genome shotgun sequence genome includes a window with the following:
- the LOC111888829 gene encoding protein phosphatase 2C 57, producing MALWSPRLQRFLLNNNVSKIDLKKTNSCNSNNHIIMRKWSREGSPRCCSAIAIDAPSSLSDGLGSGIRWGSAKLQGAREEMEDDAVIVGSSPHNELDGFFFAAVFDGHAGFSSVKFLREELYKECVKALQGGLLLSKKDTIGIEKALQEAFQNADAKLLNWLEMNGEDDESGATATTMFLGNNMLFISHVGDSCAVLSQSGKAQELTNSHRPYGRNKVSLQEIKRIREAGGWISDGRICGDISVSRAFGDMRFKTKKKEMLEKGVAEGRWSEKFVSRIRFFGDLVIATPDIYQVTLGPEAEFVLLATDGLWDYIKSSDAVNFVRDQLREHGDVQAASEALAQMALDQYSQDNVTIVIADLGRTDWENLPIQKQNFVYEMIQAFATIGIVSFGIWMSSTASF from the exons ATGGCTTTATGGAGTCCACGCTTGCAAAGATTTCTACTCAACAACAACGTTAGTAAGATCGACTTGAAGAAGACTAATAGTTGTAATAgcaataatcatataattatGAGAAAGTGGAGTAGAGAAGGCAGCCCCCGGTGCTGTTCGGCGATTGCAATCGACGCTCCTTCTTCTCTCTCTGATGGCCTTGGCTCTGGGATCAGATGGGGTTCCGCCAAATTACAAGGTGCCCGCGAGGAGATGGAAGACGATGCTGTTATAGTCGGCTCATCGCCTCATAACGAGCTTGATGGTTTCTTTTTTGCTGCCGTTTTCGATGGTCACGCGGGTTTCTCTTCTGTTAAGTTCCTCAG GGAGGAGCTATACAAGGAGTGTGTGAAGGCTCTACAAGGGGGGCTATTGTTGAGTAAAAAGGACACCATTGGAATCGAGAAAGCACTGCAGGAGGCTTTCCAGAATGCTGATGCCAAACTTCTAAACTG GCTTGAGATGAACGGAGAGGACGATGAATCTGGTGCAACAGCCACAACTATGTTCCTAGGAAACAATATGCTGTTCATCTCTCATGTCGGTGATTCATGTGCG GTTCTTTCACAATCTGGAAAGGCACAAGAATTGACCAATTCTCACAGACCCTATGGAAGAAACAAGGTTTCCCTTCAAGAGATCAAGCGAATCAGAGAAGCAGGTGGATGG ATTTCGGATGGAAGAATCTGTGGAGATATTTCTGTATCCCGTGCCTTTGGTGACATGCGGTTTAAAACAAAGAAGAAAGA GATGCTGGAAAAGGGAGTTGCCGAAGGCAGATGGTCTGAAAAATTTGTATCCCG CATACGGTTCTTTGGGGACTTGGTTATTGCTACTCCTGATATTTATCAAGTTACACTTGGGCCTGAAGCAGAATTTGTATTGTTAGCGACCGATGGCTTATGGGACTACATTAAAAG CTCGGATGCGGTCAACTTTGTTAGAGACCAACTTCGGGAACATGGAGATGTGCAG GCTGCGTCTGAAGCTCTAGCTCAAATGGCCTTG GACCAATATTCTCAAGATAATGTAACCATTGTGATTGCTGATTTGGG GCGGACGGATTGGGAAAATTTACCTATACAGAAACAAAACTTTGTGTATGAAATGATCCAAGCTTTTGCGACCATTGGTATCGTGTCGTTTGGGATATGGATGTCATCTACTGCTTCATTTTGA
- the LOC111888886 gene encoding uncharacterized protein LOC111888886: protein MNILYQKQNIEAILTKNTISGYVSYGGLRSCIVDLLYGLLKFDPEERPSAEEALDNPFFRNTHAMLNSRSWNNGQISKDDHGSVDMAPRPSYNFTPDAKLGKILLDQSSVLSESELTPCSTSFSSIASNATPN from the exons ATGAATATTCTCTATCAAAAACAAAACATTGAGGCTATCCTTACAAAG AATACGATATCAGGATATGTTTCATACGGAGGTTTGCGATCATGTATTGTTGATTTGTTGTACGGATTATTAAAGTTTGATCCAGAAGAACGTCCGAGTGCTGAAGAAGCTCTTGATAATCCTTTCTTTAGGAACACTCATGCTATGCTTAACAG TCGTTCCTGGAATAATGGGCAGATTAGCAAAGACGATCATGGGTCAGTAGATATGGCACCAAGACCTTCCTACAATTTCACCCCA GATGCTAAATTGGGGAAAATATTGCTCGATCAATCCTCTGTTTTGTCGGAATCAGAGCTGACACCATGTTCTACTTCGTTTTCTTCCATTGCTTCAAACGCGACCCCAAATTGA